In the genome of Cutibacterium equinum, one region contains:
- a CDS encoding ABC-F family ATP-binding cassette domain-containing protein has translation MAGTNLVNADRVSKSWGTRTVLSQVSLGLSTGDVIGVVGRNGDGKSTLLALLTGSLEPDSGAVTRTHGTSIGVLAQAETPKGDQTVRDLVVGGRPDHVWAADRQARPIVEDMLSDIDLDRPMTDLSGGERRRAALVSIMLADHDLLVLDEPTNHLDVEAVAWLAGHLRHLQERGVAMLVVSHDRWFLDEICTDIWEVHDATVEAYEGGYSAYTLARVERARIAASNEAKRQNLARKELAWLRRGAPARSSKPRYRVEAANALIANVPEPRDKLELARFSATRLGKDVLDLKDVTVTVPSDELGERTLLDTVTWSIGPGERIGLVGVNGAGKTTLLNLLDGSRQPDSGRVKQGKTLRLAHLRQEVDDLDTTMTVLESVNDVKARTKLATGRDASAADLLEGFGFTGQKLVTRIGDLSGGERRRLQLLRLLMAEPNVLLLDEPTNDLDIDTLRLLEDYLDSWPGTLIVVSHDRWFLERVCDVVWALMGDGTVALLPGGISQYLEHRRDRQTGPSKSSRLGTEGAQQKVDAAALRQARKDMDRIDRQMGKVRDELALVHEEMAAKADDYQALADLQLKVRDLDDRMSGLEEQWLEAADIVENQ, from the coding sequence CAACCGGAGATGTCATCGGCGTCGTGGGGCGCAATGGGGACGGAAAGTCGACCCTCCTGGCCCTTCTCACCGGCTCGTTGGAGCCCGATTCCGGGGCCGTGACGCGCACCCATGGGACCTCCATCGGGGTGCTCGCCCAGGCCGAAACCCCCAAGGGTGACCAGACTGTCCGCGATCTTGTCGTTGGTGGCCGTCCCGACCATGTCTGGGCAGCCGACCGGCAGGCGCGCCCCATCGTCGAGGACATGCTCAGTGACATCGACCTCGACCGTCCCATGACTGACTTGTCTGGTGGTGAACGGCGACGTGCCGCCCTTGTCTCGATCATGCTGGCAGACCACGACCTGCTCGTCCTCGACGAGCCCACCAACCACCTCGATGTCGAGGCTGTCGCCTGGCTGGCAGGTCATCTGCGTCACCTCCAGGAGCGTGGCGTGGCCATGCTGGTCGTCTCCCACGACCGCTGGTTCCTCGACGAGATCTGCACTGACATCTGGGAGGTCCACGACGCCACCGTCGAGGCCTACGAGGGCGGGTACTCCGCCTACACCCTCGCCCGGGTGGAACGGGCCCGCATTGCGGCCAGCAACGAGGCCAAGCGTCAGAACCTGGCACGCAAGGAATTGGCGTGGCTACGTCGTGGCGCCCCGGCCCGCAGCTCCAAACCTCGTTACCGCGTCGAGGCAGCCAATGCCCTCATCGCCAATGTCCCCGAGCCACGCGACAAGCTGGAGTTGGCAAGGTTCTCCGCGACCCGGCTGGGCAAGGACGTGCTGGACCTCAAGGACGTGACCGTCACGGTGCCCTCCGACGAGCTGGGTGAGCGCACCCTGTTGGACACGGTGACATGGTCCATCGGCCCGGGCGAGCGGATCGGCCTGGTCGGCGTCAATGGTGCTGGAAAGACGACCCTGCTGAATCTGTTGGATGGGTCGCGACAGCCGGACTCGGGTCGCGTCAAGCAGGGCAAGACTCTCCGGCTGGCCCATCTGCGTCAGGAGGTCGACGACCTCGACACGACGATGACGGTGCTGGAGTCGGTCAACGACGTCAAGGCCCGGACGAAATTGGCCACCGGTCGTGACGCCTCCGCCGCAGACCTGTTGGAGGGATTCGGGTTCACCGGGCAGAAGCTCGTCACCCGTATCGGTGATCTGTCCGGTGGGGAGCGGCGTCGTCTGCAGCTGTTGCGCCTGCTCATGGCCGAGCCGAATGTGCTGCTCCTCGACGAGCCGACCAACGACCTCGACATCGACACCCTGCGCCTGCTCGAGGACTACCTCGACTCCTGGCCCGGCACGTTGATCGTCGTGTCCCACGACCGCTGGTTCCTGGAGCGGGTCTGCGACGTCGTGTGGGCCCTCATGGGAGACGGCACGGTAGCCCTGCTGCCAGGAGGCATCTCCCAGTACCTGGAGCACCGTCGAGACCGCCAGACCGGCCCGTCGAAGTCGAGCCGGCTGGGCACCGAGGGAGCCCAACAGAAGGTCGACGCCGCAGCCCTGCGCCAGGCCCGCAAGGACATGGACCGGATTGACCGTCAGATGGGCAAGGTCCGCGACGAGCTGGCCTTGGTGCACGAGGAGATGGCTGCCAAGGCCGACGACTACCAGGCCCTCGCCGATTTGCAGTTGAAGGTCCGTGACCTCGACGACCG